The following are encoded together in the Chlorocebus sabaeus isolate Y175 chromosome 12, mChlSab1.0.hap1, whole genome shotgun sequence genome:
- the NOL8 gene encoding nucleolar protein 8 isoform X1 has product MKVNREAKRLYVGGLSQNVSEADLQNQFSRFGEVSDVEIITRKDDQGNPQKVFAYINISVAEADLKKCMSVLNKTKWKGGTLQIQLAKESFLHRLAQERQEAKAKKEKSTTGNTNLLEKIGGVDFHMKAVPGTEVPGHKNWVVSKFGRVLPVLHLKNQHKRKVIKYDPSKYCHNLKKIGEDFTNTIPISSLTWELEGGNDPMSKKRRGEFSDFHGPPKKVIKVQKDESSIGSLAMSTRPRRVIERPPLTQQQAADERTCDSITPSKSSPVPVSDTQKLKNLPFKTSGLETAKKRTSISDDDLDSEDELRMMIAKEENLQRTTQPSINESENEPFEVVRDDFKSGIHKLHSLIGLGIKNNVSCHDSDDDIMRNDTEYDSGDTDEIIAMKKTVAKVKNITEFSQMEKSTKKTSLKNRENCELSDHCIKLQKRKSNVESALGHGLKSLNRKSPSNSSSSEDADSASELADSEGDEEYNAMMKNCLRVNLTLADLEQLAGSDLKVPNGDTESDGPETTTQCKFDRGSKSPKVPTCLRRGQQCIHPEEIVASLLEGEENTCGKQKPKENNLKPKFQAFKGVGCLYEKESMKKSLKDNVASNNINKDQNSMKHEDSSIISMEDGSPYVNGSSGELTPCQHAKKANGPNYIQPQKRQTTFESQDRKAVSPRSSENRSTNPISGPLEGNKSLSLSAKTHNIGFDKDSCHSTTKTEASEEKRSDSSSLTSLKKSPKVSSKDTWEIKTDFSLSISNSSDLSAKGKHAEDNEKRLAALEARQKAKEMQKKLVHNALAKLDGHPEDKPTHIIFGSDSECETEETSTQEQSHPGEERVKESVGKTSGKLFDSSDDEESDSEDDSNRFKIKPQFEGRAGQKLMDLQSHFGTDDRFRMDSRFLESDSEEEQEEVNEKKTAEEEELAEEKKKALNVVQSVLQINLSNSTNKGSVAAKKFKDIIHYDPTKQDHATYERKRDDKPKESKAKRKKKREEAEKLPEVSKEMYYNIAMDLKEIFQTTKYTSEKEEDTPWNEDCGKEKPEEIQDPAALTSGAEQPSGFTFSFFDSDIKDIKEETYRVETVKPGKIVWQEDPRFQDSSSEEEDVTEETDHRKSSRGEAPLLEKETTRFFFFSKNDERLQVGSDLFWRGVGSNISRNSWEARTNNLRMDCRKKHKDAKRKMKPK; this is encoded by the exons GTATGtctgttttaaataaaacaaaatggaaaggtGGAACTTTACAAATTCAACTAGCAAAAGAAAGCTTTTTGCACAG aTTGGCCCAAGAGAGACAGGAAGCAAaagctaagaaagaaaaatcaacaacagGTAACACCAACTTGTTAGAAAAGATAGGAGGAGTGGATTTCCATATGAAAGCTGTGCCAGGGACAGAAGTGCCAGGGCATAAG aattgggTTGTGAGCAAATTTGGAAGAGTCTTACCTGTTCTTCACCTTAAAAATCAACATAAACGTAAA GTCATAAAATATGATCCCTCAAAATACTGCCACAACCTAAAGAAGATAGGGGAGGATTTCACAAACACCATTCCTATATCCAGCCTGACTTGGGAATTAGAAGGAGGGAATGACCCTATGAGTAAGAAACGGCGAGGAGAGTTCTCTGACTTTCATGGCCCTCCCAAGAAGGTGATAAAAGTGCAGAAGGATGAGAGTTCCATTGGGTCTCTGGCCATGAGTACAAGGCCCAGGAGGGTAATAGAGAGACCACCCTTAACACAGCAACAGGCTGCAGATGAAAGAACTTGTGATTCCATTACTCCTTCTAAATCATCTCCTGTACCTGTTTCTGATACTCAGAAACTTAAAAATCTACCTTTTAAGACTTCTGGCTTGGAGACTGCCAAGAAGAGAACTAGCATTTCTGATGATGATCTTGATTCTGAAGATGAATTGAGAATGATGATTGCAAAAGAGGAAAACCTACAGAGAACTACACAACCCTCAATAAATGAATCTGAAAATGAACCTTTTGAAGTTGTAAGGGATGATTTCAAATCAGGCATTCACAAACTGCATTCTTTAATAGGTTTAGGTATCAAAAATAATGTCTCTTGccatgatagtgatgatgatattATGAGAAATGATACTGAGTATGACTCAGGAGATACAGATGAAATCATTGCAATGAAAAAAACTGTTGCTAAGGTCAAAAACATAACAGAATTTTCACAAATGgaaaaatctacaaagaaaacttctttgaaaaatagagaaaactgtGAGCTTTCTGATCACTGTATtaaactacaaaaaagaaaaagcaatgtaGAGTCAGCCCTTGGTCATGGATTAAAGTCTCTTAATCGTAAATCTCCCTCTAACTCCAGTAGCAGTGAAGATGCTGATTCTGCATCAGAATTAGCTGACTCTGAAGGAGATGAGGAGTATAATGCCATGATGAAAAACTGCCTTCGTGTGAATCTCACTTTAGCTGATTTGGAACAATTGGCTGGCAGTGATCTGAAGGTTCCAAATGGAGATACGGAGAGTGATGGACCAGAAACCACCACCCAGTGCAAGTTTGACAGAGGCTCCAAAAGCCCCAAGGTTCCCACTTGCCTCCGCAGAGGCCAACAGTGTATTCATCCTGAGGAGATTGTGGCTTCCCTGTTAGAAGGAGAGGAGAACACCTGTGgcaaacagaaaccaaaggaaaacaatttaaagCCAAAATTCCAGGCTTTCAAGGGAGTAGGCTGTCTATATGAAAAGGAGTCAATGAAAAAATCCTTGAAAGACAATGTTGCCTCTAACAATATTAATAAAGATCAGAATTCCATGAAACATGAGGATTCCAGTATCATATCCATGGAAGATGGGTCCCCATATGTTAATGGCTCATCAGGTGAACTGACTCCATGCCAACATGCAAAGAAGGCGAATGGCCCAAACTAtattcagcctcaaaaaagaCAGACCACTTTTGAGAGCCAGGATCGCAAGGCAGTATCCCCTAGAAGTTCTGAAAACAGAAGTACGAATCCTATTTCTGGGCCATTAGAAGGTAACAAGTCCCTAAGTCTTAGTGCAAAGACTCACAACATAGGCTTTGACAAAGACAGCTGCCATAGTACCACAAAGACAGAAGCTTCAGAGGAAAAGAGGTCTGATTCAAGCAGCCTCACATCTCTCAAGAAATCACCAAAGGTCTCTTCCAAGGACACTTGGGAAATCAAAACTGATTTCTCACTTTCTATTAGTAATTCGTCAGATCTGAGTGCTAAAGGTAAGCATGCTGAAGACAATGAGAAGCGTTTGGCAGCCTTGGAAGCGaggcaaaaagcaaaagaaatgcaGAAGAAGCTGGTGCATAATGCTCTGGCAAAGTTG GATGGTCATCCAGAGGATAAGCCAACGCACATCATCTTCGGTTCTGACAGTGAATGTGAAACAGAGGAGACATCGACTCAGGAGCAAAGCCATCCAGGAGAGGAAAGGGTAAAG GAGTCTGTGGGTAAAACATCTGGGAAGCTGTTTGATAGCAGTGATGATGAGGAATCTGATTCTGAAGATGACAGTAATAGGTTCAAAATTAAACCTCAGTTTGAGGGCAGAGCGGGACAGAAG CTCATGGATTTACAGTCGCACTTTGGCACTGATGACAGATTCCGCATGGACTCTCGATTTCTAGAGAGTGACAGTGAAGAGGAACAGGAAG aggtaaatgaaaagaaaactgctgaGGAAGAAGAGCTTgcggaagaaaaaaagaaagccctgAATGTTGTACAAAGTGTTTTGCAAATCAACTTAAGCAATTCTACAAACAAAGGATCAGTAGCTGCTAAGAAATTTAA GGACATCATACATTATGATCCAACGAAGCAAGACCATGCCACTTacgaaagaaaaagagatgataaACCAAAAGAAAG TAAAgcaaaacgaaaaaagaaaagggaggaagctGAGAAGCTACCTGAGGTGTCTAAAGAAATGTATTATAATATTGCTATGGATCTGAAAGAAATATTCCAAACTACAAAATATACCAGTGAAAAGGAAGAGGACACACCCTGGAATGAGGACTGTGGTAAAGAGAAACCTGAGGAAATCCAGGACCCTGCAGCTCTGACCAGTGGCGCTGAGCAGCCCAGCGGGTTCACATTCTCCTTTTTTGATTCGGACATTAAAGACATAAAGGaag AGACCTACAGAGTTGAAacagtaaaacctggaaagattGTCTGGCAGGAAGACCCTCGTTTCCAAGACAGCAGTTCAGAAGAGGAAGATGTTACTGAAGAAACAGATCACAGAAAGTCCAGTCGTGG AGAAGCACCATTACTTGAGAAAGAGACcactagatttttctttttctctaagaatGATGAAAGACTTCAAG TAGGTTCTGACTTATTCTGGAGAGGAGTAGGAAGTAATATTAGCAGGAACTCTTGGGAGGCCAGAACAAACAACCTGCGTATG gaTTGTCGGAAGAAACATAAAGatgcaaaaaggaaaatgaaaccaaaataa
- the NOL8 gene encoding nucleolar protein 8 isoform X2, with the protein MKVNREAKRLYVGGLSQNVSEADLQNQFSRFGEVSDVEIITRKDDQGNPQKVFAYINISVAEADLKKCMSVLNKTKWKGGTLQIQLAKESFLHRLAQERQEAKAKKEKSTTGNTNLLEKIGGVDFHMKAVPGTEVPGHKNWVVSKFGRVLPVLHLKNQHKRKVIKYDPSKYCHNLKKIGEDFTNTIPISSLTWELEGGNDPMSKKRRGEFSDFHGPPKKVIKVQKDESSIGSLAMSTRPRRVIERPPLTQQQAADERTCDSITPSKSSPVPVSDTQKLKNLPFKTSGLETAKKRTSISDDDLDSEDELRMMIAKEENLQRTTQPSINESENEPFEVVRDDFKSGIHKLHSLIGLGIKNNVSCHDSDDDIMRNDTEYDSGDTDEIIAMKKTVAKVKNITEFSQMEKSTKKTSLKNRENCELSDHCIKLQKRKSNVESALGHGLKSLNRKSPSNSSSSEDADSASELADSEGDEEYNAMMKNCLRVNLTLADLEQLAGSDLKVPNGDTESDGPETTTQCKFDRGSKSPKVPTCLRRGQQCIHPEEIVASLLEGEENTCGKQKPKENNLKPKFQAFKGVGCLYEKESMKKSLKDNVASNNINKDQNSMKHEDSSIISMEDGSPYVNGSSGELTPCQHAKKANGPNYIQPQKRQTTFESQDRKAVSPRSSENRSTNPISGPLEGNKSLSLSAKTHNIGFDKDSCHSTTKTEASEEKRSDSSSLTSLKKSPKVSSKDTWEIKTDFSLSISNSSDLSAKGKHAEDNEKRLAALEARQKAKEMQKKLVHNALAKLDGHPEDKPTHIIFGSDSECETEETSTQEQSHPGEERVKESVGKTSGKLFDSSDDEESDSEDDSNRFKIKPQFEGRAGQKLMDLQSHFGTDDRFRMDSRFLESDSEEEQEEVNEKKTAEEEELAEEKKKALNVVQSVLQINLSNSTNKGSVAAKKFKDIIHYDPTKQDHATYERKRDDKPKESKAKRKKKREEAEKLPEVSKEMYYNIAMDLKEIFQTTKYTSEKEEDTPWNEDCGKEKPEEIQDPAALTSGAEQPSGFTFSFFDSDIKDIKEETYRVETVKPGKIVWQEDPRFQDSSSEEEDVTEETDHRKSSRGEAPLLEKETTRFFFFSKNDERLQGSDLFWRGVGSNISRNSWEARTNNLRMDCRKKHKDAKRKMKPK; encoded by the exons GTATGtctgttttaaataaaacaaaatggaaaggtGGAACTTTACAAATTCAACTAGCAAAAGAAAGCTTTTTGCACAG aTTGGCCCAAGAGAGACAGGAAGCAAaagctaagaaagaaaaatcaacaacagGTAACACCAACTTGTTAGAAAAGATAGGAGGAGTGGATTTCCATATGAAAGCTGTGCCAGGGACAGAAGTGCCAGGGCATAAG aattgggTTGTGAGCAAATTTGGAAGAGTCTTACCTGTTCTTCACCTTAAAAATCAACATAAACGTAAA GTCATAAAATATGATCCCTCAAAATACTGCCACAACCTAAAGAAGATAGGGGAGGATTTCACAAACACCATTCCTATATCCAGCCTGACTTGGGAATTAGAAGGAGGGAATGACCCTATGAGTAAGAAACGGCGAGGAGAGTTCTCTGACTTTCATGGCCCTCCCAAGAAGGTGATAAAAGTGCAGAAGGATGAGAGTTCCATTGGGTCTCTGGCCATGAGTACAAGGCCCAGGAGGGTAATAGAGAGACCACCCTTAACACAGCAACAGGCTGCAGATGAAAGAACTTGTGATTCCATTACTCCTTCTAAATCATCTCCTGTACCTGTTTCTGATACTCAGAAACTTAAAAATCTACCTTTTAAGACTTCTGGCTTGGAGACTGCCAAGAAGAGAACTAGCATTTCTGATGATGATCTTGATTCTGAAGATGAATTGAGAATGATGATTGCAAAAGAGGAAAACCTACAGAGAACTACACAACCCTCAATAAATGAATCTGAAAATGAACCTTTTGAAGTTGTAAGGGATGATTTCAAATCAGGCATTCACAAACTGCATTCTTTAATAGGTTTAGGTATCAAAAATAATGTCTCTTGccatgatagtgatgatgatattATGAGAAATGATACTGAGTATGACTCAGGAGATACAGATGAAATCATTGCAATGAAAAAAACTGTTGCTAAGGTCAAAAACATAACAGAATTTTCACAAATGgaaaaatctacaaagaaaacttctttgaaaaatagagaaaactgtGAGCTTTCTGATCACTGTATtaaactacaaaaaagaaaaagcaatgtaGAGTCAGCCCTTGGTCATGGATTAAAGTCTCTTAATCGTAAATCTCCCTCTAACTCCAGTAGCAGTGAAGATGCTGATTCTGCATCAGAATTAGCTGACTCTGAAGGAGATGAGGAGTATAATGCCATGATGAAAAACTGCCTTCGTGTGAATCTCACTTTAGCTGATTTGGAACAATTGGCTGGCAGTGATCTGAAGGTTCCAAATGGAGATACGGAGAGTGATGGACCAGAAACCACCACCCAGTGCAAGTTTGACAGAGGCTCCAAAAGCCCCAAGGTTCCCACTTGCCTCCGCAGAGGCCAACAGTGTATTCATCCTGAGGAGATTGTGGCTTCCCTGTTAGAAGGAGAGGAGAACACCTGTGgcaaacagaaaccaaaggaaaacaatttaaagCCAAAATTCCAGGCTTTCAAGGGAGTAGGCTGTCTATATGAAAAGGAGTCAATGAAAAAATCCTTGAAAGACAATGTTGCCTCTAACAATATTAATAAAGATCAGAATTCCATGAAACATGAGGATTCCAGTATCATATCCATGGAAGATGGGTCCCCATATGTTAATGGCTCATCAGGTGAACTGACTCCATGCCAACATGCAAAGAAGGCGAATGGCCCAAACTAtattcagcctcaaaaaagaCAGACCACTTTTGAGAGCCAGGATCGCAAGGCAGTATCCCCTAGAAGTTCTGAAAACAGAAGTACGAATCCTATTTCTGGGCCATTAGAAGGTAACAAGTCCCTAAGTCTTAGTGCAAAGACTCACAACATAGGCTTTGACAAAGACAGCTGCCATAGTACCACAAAGACAGAAGCTTCAGAGGAAAAGAGGTCTGATTCAAGCAGCCTCACATCTCTCAAGAAATCACCAAAGGTCTCTTCCAAGGACACTTGGGAAATCAAAACTGATTTCTCACTTTCTATTAGTAATTCGTCAGATCTGAGTGCTAAAGGTAAGCATGCTGAAGACAATGAGAAGCGTTTGGCAGCCTTGGAAGCGaggcaaaaagcaaaagaaatgcaGAAGAAGCTGGTGCATAATGCTCTGGCAAAGTTG GATGGTCATCCAGAGGATAAGCCAACGCACATCATCTTCGGTTCTGACAGTGAATGTGAAACAGAGGAGACATCGACTCAGGAGCAAAGCCATCCAGGAGAGGAAAGGGTAAAG GAGTCTGTGGGTAAAACATCTGGGAAGCTGTTTGATAGCAGTGATGATGAGGAATCTGATTCTGAAGATGACAGTAATAGGTTCAAAATTAAACCTCAGTTTGAGGGCAGAGCGGGACAGAAG CTCATGGATTTACAGTCGCACTTTGGCACTGATGACAGATTCCGCATGGACTCTCGATTTCTAGAGAGTGACAGTGAAGAGGAACAGGAAG aggtaaatgaaaagaaaactgctgaGGAAGAAGAGCTTgcggaagaaaaaaagaaagccctgAATGTTGTACAAAGTGTTTTGCAAATCAACTTAAGCAATTCTACAAACAAAGGATCAGTAGCTGCTAAGAAATTTAA GGACATCATACATTATGATCCAACGAAGCAAGACCATGCCACTTacgaaagaaaaagagatgataaACCAAAAGAAAG TAAAgcaaaacgaaaaaagaaaagggaggaagctGAGAAGCTACCTGAGGTGTCTAAAGAAATGTATTATAATATTGCTATGGATCTGAAAGAAATATTCCAAACTACAAAATATACCAGTGAAAAGGAAGAGGACACACCCTGGAATGAGGACTGTGGTAAAGAGAAACCTGAGGAAATCCAGGACCCTGCAGCTCTGACCAGTGGCGCTGAGCAGCCCAGCGGGTTCACATTCTCCTTTTTTGATTCGGACATTAAAGACATAAAGGaag AGACCTACAGAGTTGAAacagtaaaacctggaaagattGTCTGGCAGGAAGACCCTCGTTTCCAAGACAGCAGTTCAGAAGAGGAAGATGTTACTGAAGAAACAGATCACAGAAAGTCCAGTCGTGG AGAAGCACCATTACTTGAGAAAGAGACcactagatttttctttttctctaagaatGATGAAAGACTTCAAG GTTCTGACTTATTCTGGAGAGGAGTAGGAAGTAATATTAGCAGGAACTCTTGGGAGGCCAGAACAAACAACCTGCGTATG gaTTGTCGGAAGAAACATAAAGatgcaaaaaggaaaatgaaaccaaaataa